A window from Salvia miltiorrhiza cultivar Shanhuang (shh) chromosome 2, IMPLAD_Smil_shh, whole genome shotgun sequence encodes these proteins:
- the LOC131009376 gene encoding uncharacterized protein LOC131009376 isoform X2 yields MADDKKGATFSLKVMINKERTKVLFADSDSHFADILLSFLSLPLGRIVKVLEKHYGDEAPSIGSLSSLYRSLVNLDSSYFWTDGAKQTLLDPTSSLEHEYGRLKLDITDFQPAEYFYCIGLYQCSYRFRSVSIYYDHVKKCKFGLCGGTMKIEVVKKGSEAAASRDGVFTMNTSSFLISDDLHIFPSETGLLGVISFLGITDMDNAEQIKVDLGFTEIMNLLKASLTSPTPLSDIILNKTTQLIYSKFMVTQPHTTEEENPNNSRNLSLKVMIQQSTAHCIFPLAEECLPAEYNDYLNSSSVKFPNGQGSYLKGSPTYHVADDLTVTPFCFASTLSSLKEQKISISDVKEVEMQIGLKEALSILKASLTSTTALTDALMIRKSLKQPKREV; encoded by the exons ATGGCTGATGATAAAAAGGGTGCTACATTTTCGTTGAAAGTGATGATCAATAAAGAGAGAACTAAGGTACTCTTTGCAGACTCCGACAGCCATTTTGCAGACATTTTGTTAAGCTTCTTGAGTTTGCCATTGGGAAGAATTGTGAAAGTCCTCGAGAAGCACTATGGAGACGAGGCGCCTTCCATTGGTAGCTTAAGCAGTTTATACCGTAGCTTAGTAAATCTCGACAGTTCCTACTTCTGGACTGATGGAGCTAAGCAGACTCTGCTTGATCCAACAAGTTCATTGGAACATGAATACGGGAGGCTGAAACTCGACATCACTGATTTTCAGCCTGCTGAATATTTCTATTGTATCGGTCTCTATCAGTGCTCTTATAGATTTCGTAGCGTAAGCATCTACTATGATCATGTTAAGAAGTGCAAATTTGGCTTATGTGGTGGTACTATGAAAATAGAAGTAGTTAAGAAAGGATCTGAAGCTGCTGCATCTAGAGATGGAGTTTTCACCATGAATACATCATCTTTCTTAATCTCTGATGATCTCCACATATTTCCAAGTGAGACAGGACTCTTAGGCGTCATTAGCTTTCTTGGCATTACAGACATGGATAACGCCGAGCAAATCAAGGTGGATTTGGGCTTCACTGAG ATTATGAATTTGTTGAAGGCTTCCTTGACGTCCCCAACTCCATTGTCGGACATCATCCTAAATAAAACAACACAGCTGATTTACTCTAAATTCATGGTGACTCAACCACACACTacagaggaagagaatccaaacaACTCGAGGAATTTAAGTTTGAAAGTGATGATACAACAATCTACTG CACACTGCATTTTCCCCCTCGCTGAAGAATGCTTGCCTGCTGAGTACAATGATTATCTGAACTCGTCTTCGGTTAAGTTTCCCAATGGGCAGGGAAGTTATCTAAAAGGATCCCCAACTTATCACGTGGcggatgatttaactgttacgCCTTTCTGCTTTGCCTCGACACTTTCCTCTCTTAAAGAGCAGAAAATCTCGATATCTGATGTCAAAGAAGTGGAGATGCAAATTGGGTTGAAAGAG GCTTTGAGCATACTGAAAGCCTCTCTTACTTCTACTACTGCTCTCACTGATGCTCTGATGATTCGCAAATCACTCAAACAGCCAAAGAGAGAAGTGTGA
- the LOC131010012 gene encoding uncharacterized protein LOC131010012, translating into MSDAANEDVKFSLKVMVNKDKTKVLFAEADPHFVDILLSFLTLPLGRIIEFFDNHYKGEETPSIGSLTNFSRSLDNLADAHFVTEDAQQALLYVNSSFEDAYKCLKLDISNSQSAKYFCCFLTSHGSIPCVSIYYDNLTCKVCGNTMRKEAAERPSIAASSDGVFVKSKASFTISGDLQIFPNEIGLLSFITLLGITDAHEAQEIQVSFGFNEIMDLLKASLTSPTPLSDLILRKKTKSSTAAISMHEIVNEINPRCRNLSLKLMIRKSTGELLYAQAQEDFVEFLSGLLTIPLGGLEHLQAGKSCFKAINNLYRSTAELDDKYFKTSETKKRLMNPHLPHGCISPNQILPLTEECLPAEYIDDLSLFSSVAFPEGQGRYLERPTTYLVSDNLTVTPYFTASALCRMNKEKIPISDVEEMQLQIGLKEALSILKASLTSTTTALSDALLNAYPSHKRQKK; encoded by the exons ATGTCTGATGCAGCTAACGAGGATGTCAAGTTCTCGTTGAAAGTGATGGTCAATAAAGATAAAACCAAGGTACTCTTTGCAGAAGCCGACCCCCATTTTGTAGACATTTTGTTAAGCTTCTTGACTTTGCCGTTGGGAAGAATTATCGAATTCTTCGACAACCACTATAAAGGTGAAGAGACACCCAGCATTGGAAGCTTAACCAATTTTTCTCGCAGCTTAGACAATCTCGCTGATGCCCATTTTGTGACGGAGGATGCTCAGCAGGCTCTGCTCTATGTAAACAGTTCATTCGAAGATGCATACAAATGTCTGAAACTGGACATCTCTAATTCTCAGTCTGCCAAGTATTTCTGTTGTTTCTTAACCTCTCATGGAAGTATTCCTTGTGTGAGCATATACTATGATAATCTCACTTGCAAAGTCTGTGGCAATACGATGAGAAAAGAAGCAGCTGAAAGGCCGTCTATAGCTGCATCGAGTGATGGAGTGTTCGTTAAAAGTAAAGCATCTTTCACAATCTCCGGTGATCTGCAAATATTTCCAAATGAAATTGGGCTCCTGTCATTCATCACCCTTCTTGGCATCACAGACGCGCATGAGGCGCAGGAAATCCAAGTGTCGTTTGGGTTCAATGAG ATAATGGACTTGTTGAAGGCATCATTGACGTCACCAACTCCATTGTCGGACCTCATCCTACGTAAAAAAACAAAGAGTTCAACTGCAGCTATTTCAATGCATGAAATTGTGAACGAGATAAACCCCAGGTGTAGGAATCTAAGTTTGAAATTGATGATACGAAAATCCACCGGTGAGCTTTTGTACGCTCAAGCTCAGGAAGATTTCGTCGAGTTTCTATCCGGTTTGCTCACCATTCCACTAGGAGGATTGGAGCATCTTCAAGCCGGCAAGTCTTGTTTTAAGGCGATAAACAACTTGTACCGGAGCACGGCTGAACTAGACGACAAGTATTTCAAGACCTCGGAGACGAAGAAGAGGCTAATGAATCCCCATTTGCCTCATGGTTGCATCTCCCCAAACCAGATTCTTCCCCTCACTGAAGAATGCTTGCCTGCTGAGTACATTGATGATCTCTCGCTCTTTTCTTCGGTTGCGTTTCCTGAAGGCCAGGGAAGATATCTCGAGCGACCAACAACTTATTTGGTGAGCGATAATTTGACTGTGACTCCTTATTTTACTGCTTCTGCTCTTTGCCGTATGAATAAGGAGAAGATTCCGATATCTGATGTTGAAGAAATGCAGCTGCAAATTGGATTGAAAGAG GCTTTGAGCATACTGAAAGCTTCTCTTACATCCACCACTACAGCTCTCTCCGATGCTCTGCTCAATGCTTACCCATCGCACAAACGACAAAAGAAATAA
- the LOC131009376 gene encoding uncharacterized protein LOC131009376 isoform X1 has protein sequence MADDKKGATFSLKVMINKERTKVLFADSDSHFADILLSFLSLPLGRIVKVLEKHYGDEAPSIGSLSSLYRSLVNLDSSYFWTDGAKQTLLDPTSSLEHEYGRLKLDITDFQPAEYFYCIGLYQCSYRFRSVSIYYDHVKKCKFGLCGGTMKIEVVKKGSEAAASRDGVFTMNTSSFLISDDLHIFPSETGLLGVISFLGITDMDNAEQIKVDLGFTEIMNLLKASLTSPTPLSDIILNKTTQLIYSKFMVTQPHTTEEENPNNSRNLSLKVMIQQSTGKVAYAQANKQFVEFLFSFLYIPLVGVEHLLAGNTCVKAIDNLYRSTSDLADSKHFITPDTKKRLMTPILPHGYISAHCIFPLAEECLPAEYNDYLNSSSVKFPNGQGSYLKGSPTYHVADDLTVTPFCFASTLSSLKEQKISISDVKEVEMQIGLKEALSILKASLTSTTALTDALMIRKSLKQPKREV, from the exons ATGGCTGATGATAAAAAGGGTGCTACATTTTCGTTGAAAGTGATGATCAATAAAGAGAGAACTAAGGTACTCTTTGCAGACTCCGACAGCCATTTTGCAGACATTTTGTTAAGCTTCTTGAGTTTGCCATTGGGAAGAATTGTGAAAGTCCTCGAGAAGCACTATGGAGACGAGGCGCCTTCCATTGGTAGCTTAAGCAGTTTATACCGTAGCTTAGTAAATCTCGACAGTTCCTACTTCTGGACTGATGGAGCTAAGCAGACTCTGCTTGATCCAACAAGTTCATTGGAACATGAATACGGGAGGCTGAAACTCGACATCACTGATTTTCAGCCTGCTGAATATTTCTATTGTATCGGTCTCTATCAGTGCTCTTATAGATTTCGTAGCGTAAGCATCTACTATGATCATGTTAAGAAGTGCAAATTTGGCTTATGTGGTGGTACTATGAAAATAGAAGTAGTTAAGAAAGGATCTGAAGCTGCTGCATCTAGAGATGGAGTTTTCACCATGAATACATCATCTTTCTTAATCTCTGATGATCTCCACATATTTCCAAGTGAGACAGGACTCTTAGGCGTCATTAGCTTTCTTGGCATTACAGACATGGATAACGCCGAGCAAATCAAGGTGGATTTGGGCTTCACTGAG ATTATGAATTTGTTGAAGGCTTCCTTGACGTCCCCAACTCCATTGTCGGACATCATCCTAAATAAAACAACACAGCTGATTTACTCTAAATTCATGGTGACTCAACCACACACTacagaggaagagaatccaaacaACTCGAGGAATTTAAGTTTGAAAGTGATGATACAACAATCTACTGGTAAGGTTGCGTATGCTCAAGCAAATAAACAGTTTGTGGAGTTTCTGTTTAGTTTCCTCTACATCCCATTGGTTGGAGTTGAGCATCTTCTTGCCGGTAACACTTGTGTTAAGGCTATAGACAACTTGTACCGGAGCACATCCGACCTTGCAGATAGCAAGCATTTCATTACCCCGGATACGAAAAAGAGGCTAATGACACCCATTCTACCTCATGGCTACATTTCAGCACACTGCATTTTCCCCCTCGCTGAAGAATGCTTGCCTGCTGAGTACAATGATTATCTGAACTCGTCTTCGGTTAAGTTTCCCAATGGGCAGGGAAGTTATCTAAAAGGATCCCCAACTTATCACGTGGcggatgatttaactgttacgCCTTTCTGCTTTGCCTCGACACTTTCCTCTCTTAAAGAGCAGAAAATCTCGATATCTGATGTCAAAGAAGTGGAGATGCAAATTGGGTTGAAAGAG GCTTTGAGCATACTGAAAGCCTCTCTTACTTCTACTACTGCTCTCACTGATGCTCTGATGATTCGCAAATCACTCAAACAGCCAAAGAGAGAAGTGTGA